One window from the genome of Faecalibacterium sp. HTF-F encodes:
- a CDS encoding diaminopimelate decarboxylase family protein: protein MEKKPFLTEAMAQEIIQDVPTPFHVYDEKGIRENARRINKAFSWNKGFKEYFAVKALPNPVILQILKEEGCGVDCSSLTELMLSEVCGFSGSDIMFSSNQTPVEDMKKAYELGAYINLDDATMVEFLERVAGVPENIFCRYNPGGTFSLGESEEGFQVMDKPGDAKYGMTEEQMVESYKKLAAKGAKNFGIHAFLASNTISDEYYPELAGILFQLAVRVQKATGVHIGYINLSGGVGIPYRPEQTENDIMAIGEGVRRKFEEILVPAGMGDVAIFTEMGRFTTGPYGALVATAIHEKHIYKEYIGLDACAANLMRPAMYGAYHHITVLGKENEPCDHMYDVVGGLCENNDKFAIDRMLPKIDIGDIVYIHDTGAHGSAMGYNYNGKLRSAEVLLCEDGTHRLIRRAETPRDYFATLDFLPLMKPLFED, encoded by the coding sequence ATGGAAAAGAAACCGTTTCTGACCGAGGCGATGGCACAGGAGATCATTCAGGATGTGCCCACGCCGTTCCATGTCTACGACGAGAAGGGCATCCGTGAAAATGCCCGCCGCATCAACAAGGCATTCAGCTGGAACAAAGGCTTCAAGGAGTATTTTGCCGTCAAGGCTCTGCCGAACCCTGTCATCCTGCAGATCCTCAAGGAGGAGGGCTGCGGCGTGGACTGCTCGTCCCTGACCGAACTGATGCTCAGCGAGGTGTGCGGCTTCTCCGGCAGCGATATCATGTTCTCCTCCAACCAAACTCCCGTGGAAGATATGAAGAAGGCCTACGAGCTGGGCGCCTATATCAATCTGGACGATGCCACCATGGTGGAATTTCTGGAGCGTGTCGCCGGCGTGCCGGAGAACATCTTCTGCCGCTATAACCCGGGCGGCACCTTCAGTCTGGGCGAGAGCGAAGAGGGCTTTCAGGTCATGGACAAGCCCGGCGATGCCAAGTATGGTATGACCGAGGAGCAGATGGTCGAAAGCTACAAGAAGCTGGCTGCAAAGGGTGCCAAGAACTTCGGCATCCACGCCTTCCTCGCCTCCAACACCATTTCCGATGAATACTATCCGGAGCTGGCAGGCATCCTGTTCCAGCTGGCAGTCCGGGTGCAGAAGGCCACCGGCGTGCACATCGGCTACATCAACCTGTCCGGCGGTGTGGGCATCCCGTACCGTCCGGAGCAGACCGAAAATGACATCATGGCCATCGGTGAGGGCGTGCGCAGAAAGTTTGAGGAGATTCTGGTGCCCGCCGGCATGGGTGATGTGGCCATCTTTACCGAGATGGGCCGCTTTACCACCGGCCCCTACGGTGCTCTGGTGGCAACGGCCATCCACGAAAAGCATATCTATAAGGAGTACATTGGTCTGGACGCCTGCGCTGCCAACCTGATGCGTCCCGCCATGTATGGCGCATACCATCACATCACTGTGCTGGGCAAGGAAAACGAGCCCTGCGACCACATGTATGATGTGGTGGGCGGCCTGTGCGAGAACAACGACAAGTTTGCCATCGACCGTATGCTGCCCAAGATCGACATTGGCGATATCGTCTATATCCATGATACCGGTGCACATGGCTCTGCCATGGGCTACAACTACAACGGCAAGCTGCGCAGCGCAGAGGTGCTGCTGTGCGAGGACGGCACCCACCGTCTGATCCGCCGTGCCGAGACGCCGCGTGATTATTTTGCAACGCTGGACTTCCTGCCCCTGATGAAGCCGCTGTTTGAAGATTAA
- a CDS encoding nucleoside-diphosphate sugar epimerase/dehydratase produces the protein MKDKKNTPQVLARRALLVLLDAAIVAFSFYFALLLRADGAVEAAWWPHNRELLYENLPWIVAVYIASFLFSGLYSVLWKYAGERDLMRLAATVAVPTVIVYGVNRLCIHGVLFNSANCMAAVLIFLLVGGSRLAWRLFLNHPLGEKLRGSASRDPNRPVMIVGAGEAGAWAINVCKSNKEYGHAVVAVDDDPAKLNQTIHGVPVKGTLEDIPELCNRYGIHSIIIAIPTLKGSKLNHVIDLCVSTHCAVQLLSDPQLVGSGAPQQGAFRELNPADFLSRDEVTLDTDQISGYLTGKTVLVTGGGGSIGSELCRQVMRFKPGKLLIFDIYENCAYELLMELQQKYGRDIPVTVLVGSIRDKKRLDEVFETYHPTVVFHAAAHKHVPLMEVSPAEAVKNNVLGTKNLLVSASEHDVERFVQLSTDKAVNPTSVMGCTKRICEMLIQTFAGNTDMKCVAVRFGNVLGSHGSVIPLFEAQIKKGGPVTLTDPNIERYFMTIPEAAQLVLQAGALAESGNIYVLDMGEPVKIMDLAKQLIRFYGYEPGVNMEIKIVGLRPGEKLYEELMMDEEQDKMRRTQHNKIFVASPRSIDLAEFYEQLQELAKAAQHNDEGVVQQLAKMIPTFTPTRQNLKL, from the coding sequence GTGAAAGATAAAAAGAACACGCCGCAGGTGCTTGCGCGCCGGGCGCTGCTTGTGCTGCTGGATGCAGCCATTGTTGCATTCAGCTTTTATTTTGCGCTTCTGCTGCGGGCAGACGGAGCAGTGGAAGCTGCCTGGTGGCCGCATAACCGTGAGCTTCTGTACGAAAATCTGCCATGGATCGTGGCGGTGTACATTGCCAGCTTTCTGTTCAGCGGGCTGTACTCCGTACTGTGGAAGTACGCCGGTGAACGCGACCTGATGCGTCTGGCGGCAACGGTGGCTGTGCCTACCGTTATCGTCTACGGTGTCAACCGTCTGTGCATCCACGGTGTGCTGTTCAACTCTGCCAACTGCATGGCAGCGGTTCTCATCTTCCTGCTGGTGGGCGGCAGCCGTCTGGCATGGCGGCTGTTCCTGAACCACCCGCTGGGCGAAAAGCTGCGCGGCTCTGCCAGCAGAGACCCCAACCGGCCCGTGATGATCGTGGGTGCAGGAGAGGCCGGTGCATGGGCCATCAACGTGTGCAAGTCCAATAAGGAATACGGGCATGCTGTGGTGGCGGTTGATGACGACCCCGCAAAGCTGAACCAGACCATCCACGGGGTGCCGGTGAAGGGCACGCTGGAGGATATCCCGGAGCTGTGCAATCGCTACGGCATCCACAGCATCATCATTGCCATCCCTACCCTGAAAGGCAGCAAACTGAACCATGTCATCGACCTGTGTGTCAGCACCCATTGTGCGGTGCAGCTGCTCAGCGACCCGCAGCTGGTGGGCAGCGGCGCACCCCAGCAGGGAGCCTTCCGCGAGCTGAACCCGGCGGATTTCCTTTCCCGCGATGAGGTGACGCTGGATACGGACCAGATCTCCGGCTACCTTACCGGCAAGACCGTTCTGGTCACGGGCGGCGGCGGCTCCATCGGCAGCGAACTGTGCCGTCAGGTGATGCGCTTCAAGCCCGGCAAGCTGCTTATTTTTGATATCTACGAGAACTGCGCCTATGAGCTTTTGATGGAGCTGCAGCAGAAGTACGGCCGGGATATCCCGGTAACGGTGCTGGTGGGCTCCATCCGGGACAAAAAACGGCTGGACGAGGTGTTTGAGACCTATCACCCCACGGTGGTGTTCCACGCGGCGGCTCACAAGCATGTGCCGCTCATGGAGGTGAGCCCTGCCGAGGCCGTGAAGAACAATGTTCTGGGAACCAAGAACCTTCTGGTGAGCGCCAGCGAGCACGACGTGGAGCGGTTTGTGCAGCTTTCCACCGATAAGGCTGTGAACCCCACCAGTGTGATGGGATGTACCAAGCGCATCTGCGAAATGCTCATCCAGACCTTTGCGGGCAACACGGATATGAAGTGTGTGGCTGTGCGTTTTGGCAATGTGCTGGGCAGCCACGGCAGCGTCATTCCGCTGTTTGAGGCCCAGATCAAAAAAGGTGGGCCTGTCACCCTGACAGACCCCAACATTGAGCGCTACTTTATGACCATTCCGGAAGCGGCCCAGCTGGTGCTGCAGGCTGGTGCGCTGGCCGAAAGCGGCAATATCTATGTGCTGGATATGGGCGAGCCGGTCAAGATCATGGATCTTGCAAAGCAGCTCATCCGCTTTTACGGCTATGAGCCGGGCGTGAATATGGAGATCAAGATCGTGGGTCTGCGCCCGGGCGAAAAGCTCTACGAAGAATTGATGATGGACGAGGAGCAGGACAAGATGCGCCGCACCCAGCATAACAAGATCTTTGTGGCCTCGCCCCGCAGCATCGACCTTGCCGAGTTCTACGAGCAGCTGCAGGAGCTTGCCAAAGCCGCCCAGCACAACGATGAGGGTGTGGTGCAGCAGCTGGCAAAGATGATCCCCACCTTCACCCCCACCCGCCAGAATCTGAAGCTGTGA